In Nicotiana tabacum cultivar K326 chromosome 21, ASM71507v2, whole genome shotgun sequence, one DNA window encodes the following:
- the LOC107809189 gene encoding S-type anion channel SLAH1-like, giving the protein MGEEVFESTIKVTISDDTMKLDVAKKPSSASLLTKLHAGYFRISLSLGGQALLWKVLIEHLDKSKTLHHLFHTLPSTTFLLLWWISLCTLIILSFLYILRCIFHFSLVKSEFLHPVGVNYLFAPWISWLLLLQSAPFSIPHVGSCQVFWWIFVIPVGILDVKIYGQWFTTEKRFLSMVANPTSQLSVLGNLTGAWIASKKEWKESAVCIFTLGLTHYLVVFITLYQRLSGSNSLPAMLRPSFFLFVAAPSMASLAWASISGDFDMSCRMLFFLSLFLFTSLVCRPAIFKKSMKKFNVAWWSYSFPLTFLALASVQYAHQVKSPVSAGLMLLLSALSVLVFVGLTVSTALNLDMLLADNDRYLNFTKRN; this is encoded by the exons ATGGGTGAAGAAGTTTTTGAATCAACAATCAAAGTCACAATAAGTGATGATACTATGAAATTAGATGTAGCCAAGAAACCATCTTCTGCTTCTCTTTTGACTAAACTTCATGCAGGCTATTTCAGAATTAGCCTATCTTTAGGTGGTCAAGCCTTGTTATGGAAAGTTTTAATTGAACATTTAGATAAATCAAAAACTCTTCACCACTTATTTCATACTCTCCCTTCAACTACTTTCCTTCTACTATGGTGGATTTCCctttgtactcttattatcctctcttttctttatattttaagGTGCATTTTTCACTTCTCCTTAGTTAAATCTGAGTTTTTACATCCTGTTGGTGTAAACTATCTCTTTGCTCCTTGGATTTCTTGGCTTTTATTACTCCAATCAGCACCATTTAGTATTCCACATGTTGGTTCTTGCCAAGTTTTTTGGTGGATTTTCGTCATTCCGGTTGGGATTCTTGATGTGAAAATATATGGACAATGGTTTACTACTGAGAAAAGGTTTTTATCAATGGTTGCAAATCCAACTAGCCAACTTTCTGTATTAGGAAATTTGACTGGTGCTTGGATTGCAAGTAAAAAGGAATGGAAAGAGAGTGCAGTTTGTATATTTACATTAGGGTTAACACATTATTTGGTAGTGTTTATTACACTTTATCAAAGATTATCTGGTAGTAATAGCTTACCTGCTATGCTTAgaccttctttctttttgtttgtggCTGCACCAAGTATGGCTAGCTTAGCTTGGGCTTCTATTTCTGGGGATTTTGATATGTCATGCAGGATGCTCTTTTTTCTGTCACTATTTCTCTTCACTTCTTTG GTTTGTAGGCCAGCAATATTCAAGAAATCAATGAAAAAGTTCAATGTTGCATGGTGGTCTTACTCATTTCCACTCACATTCCTAGCCTTAGCCTCTGTACAATATGCACATCAAGTGAAAAGTCCTGTTTCTGCTGGACTTATGCTTCTTCTCTCAGCCCTTTCAGTTCTTGTTTTTGTTGGTTTGACAGTTTCCACTGCTCTCAATCTTGACATGCTTTTGGCTGATAATGATCGCTATTTAAACTTCACTAAACGTAATTAG